In Anseongella ginsenosidimutans, one genomic interval encodes:
- a CDS encoding peroxiredoxin has protein sequence MATLRLGDTAPDFQAETTSGPISFHEWLGDSWGVLFSHPADYTPVCTTELGATAKLKEEFDKRNVKVAAVSVDPLESHHGWIGDINETQNTEVNFPLIADKDRKVADLYDMIHPNSLENATVRSVFVIGPDKKIKLTLTYPASTGRNFNEIVRVIDSLQLTADYKVATPANWVDGEDVIITGAVKDEEIPERFPKGHTRIKPYLRTTPQPNR, from the coding sequence ATGGCAACACTCAGACTAGGCGACACTGCGCCTGACTTTCAGGCCGAGACCACCTCAGGCCCTATCAGTTTTCACGAATGGCTGGGAGACAGCTGGGGCGTATTATTTTCGCACCCCGCCGATTACACTCCTGTTTGCACCACCGAATTAGGAGCGACAGCCAAACTGAAAGAAGAATTTGACAAAAGAAATGTAAAGGTAGCCGCGGTAAGCGTGGATCCCCTGGAATCCCATCACGGCTGGATCGGCGACATTAACGAGACGCAAAACACGGAAGTGAACTTTCCCCTTATTGCGGATAAGGACCGGAAAGTAGCTGATCTTTATGACATGATCCATCCGAATTCACTTGAAAACGCCACAGTCCGGTCGGTTTTCGTGATTGGCCCCGACAAAAAAATAAAGTTAACCCTTACTTACCCCGCTTCAACGGGAAGAAACTTCAATGAGATCGTAAGGGTCATTGACAGCCTGCAGCTGACGGCGGATTACAAGGTTGCCACTCCTGCCAACTGGGTGGATGGCGAGGACGTGATCATTACAGGCGCCGTAAAAGACGAGGAAATCCCGGAGCGCTTCCCGAAAGGGCATACCCGGATTAAGCCGTATCTGCGCACTACTCCCCAACCCAACCGGTAA
- the ispG gene encoding (E)-4-hydroxy-3-methylbut-2-enyl-diphosphate synthase, whose translation MARPDAIDTKEIKGAAMAGTLQGAYCNSLTEYSRFRTREIYIGDIPLGAENPIRIQSMTTTNTMDTKGTVEQTIRMVEAGCEYVRITAPSIKEAENLAVIKKELLSRGYKVPLIADIHFTPNAAETAARIVEKVRVNPGNFADKKRFETIEYTPAAYEAELERIRRRFEPLVRICKEHGTAMRIGTNHGSLSDRIMSWYGDTPRGMVESAMEFMRICSDLDYHELVISMKASNPQVMVQAYRLLVETMVAEGMNYPLHLGVTEAGDGEDGRIKSAVGIGTLLEDGLGDTIRVSLTEEPEFEVPVARELANRYHIRERSLRAEPKKSERPPAAGDYVHECFPAGFSPYEYNKRASAELNTFIGGNQVPRVVLDLSAGHLKDPAVLAAAGYLYSPVLDKYHMGEQSVDFVYLGGTIPSFSMPGNLKQLYDYSAWLTLPDKTNCHPLFSLEEFVLAGEAGEKKDHSLNLVRISPVDTDTSLFARLVPDATLVFVLETGSMTQQRAFFFRLMEIGLDTPVIIRRSYSPGIPAEKEIPAEDSLSVFQLYAATDAGALLVDGLGDGLWLDAVHIPAGTIVSTAFGILQATRSRISKTEYISCPSCGRTLFDLQETTQLIRSRTSHLKGIKIGIMGCIVNGPGEMADADYGYVGTGPGKITLYRGKEVVRKNVNTENAVDELIGLIREDGNWVEPA comes from the coding sequence ATGGCCCGCCCGGACGCAATAGACACAAAGGAAATTAAGGGAGCTGCAATGGCCGGAACCCTGCAGGGAGCCTATTGCAATTCCCTCACGGAATATTCCCGTTTCCGGACGCGGGAAATATACATTGGCGATATTCCCCTTGGTGCGGAGAATCCCATCCGGATCCAGTCTATGACCACGACCAATACGATGGATACGAAAGGCACTGTGGAGCAGACGATACGGATGGTGGAGGCAGGCTGCGAATACGTACGGATCACGGCGCCAAGCATCAAAGAAGCCGAAAACCTGGCAGTTATAAAAAAGGAACTGCTCAGCAGGGGGTACAAGGTCCCCCTCATTGCCGATATTCATTTTACCCCGAATGCAGCGGAAACTGCGGCCAGGATCGTAGAGAAGGTACGGGTGAACCCGGGAAATTTTGCCGACAAAAAACGTTTTGAAACCATAGAATATACGCCGGCTGCCTATGAGGCGGAACTGGAACGCATTCGCAGGCGCTTTGAACCCCTGGTGCGGATATGCAAAGAACACGGTACCGCTATGCGCATCGGCACGAATCACGGTTCGCTTTCCGACCGCATCATGAGCTGGTACGGGGATACTCCACGCGGAATGGTAGAGTCCGCCATGGAATTTATGCGCATTTGCAGCGACCTGGATTACCATGAACTGGTGATCTCCATGAAGGCCAGCAATCCGCAGGTAATGGTGCAGGCGTATCGCCTGCTGGTAGAAACGATGGTGGCTGAAGGAATGAATTACCCCCTGCATCTCGGCGTTACCGAAGCAGGCGATGGGGAAGACGGCCGGATAAAGTCCGCGGTGGGTATCGGAACGCTCCTGGAGGATGGATTAGGTGATACTATCCGGGTGTCGCTCACCGAGGAACCGGAATTTGAAGTACCGGTGGCCCGGGAACTGGCCAATCGTTATCATATTCGGGAACGCAGCCTGCGGGCGGAGCCGAAGAAAAGCGAGCGGCCGCCGGCTGCTGGTGATTATGTTCATGAGTGCTTTCCAGCCGGTTTCAGCCCTTATGAGTATAATAAGCGCGCTTCTGCTGAATTGAATACCTTCATTGGCGGAAACCAGGTGCCCCGGGTGGTGCTGGATTTGTCTGCGGGCCACCTGAAAGACCCGGCCGTACTCGCGGCGGCAGGTTATCTGTATTCGCCGGTGCTGGATAAATATCACATGGGCGAACAATCCGTTGACTTTGTTTACCTGGGTGGCACGATTCCGTCTTTTTCAATGCCGGGGAACCTGAAGCAATTGTATGATTATTCCGCCTGGCTGACGCTTCCTGATAAAACCAATTGCCATCCGCTGTTCAGCCTGGAAGAATTCGTGCTGGCCGGAGAAGCCGGCGAAAAGAAAGACCATTCGCTCAACCTGGTCAGGATAAGCCCGGTGGATACAGACACCAGCCTCTTTGCCCGCCTTGTTCCTGACGCCACGCTGGTTTTTGTGCTGGAAACGGGAAGTATGACGCAGCAGCGTGCCTTCTTCTTCCGGCTAATGGAGATTGGCCTGGATACACCCGTTATTATCCGGCGTTCCTATTCCCCCGGAATACCGGCGGAAAAAGAGATACCTGCAGAAGACTCGCTGTCGGTTTTCCAGTTATATGCGGCTACCGATGCAGGAGCATTACTGGTGGATGGCCTGGGGGACGGCCTGTGGTTAGACGCCGTCCATATACCCGCCGGAACAATAGTAAGCACAGCCTTCGGGATCCTGCAGGCCACCCGTTCCCGTATTTCCAAAACCGAATATATTTCCTGTCCCTCCTGCGGGCGCACACTCTTTGACCTGCAGGAAACCACTCAGCTGATCCGCAGCCGGACAAGTCACCTCAAAGGCATTAAAATAGGCATTATGGGCTGCATCGTAAACGGCCCCGGAGAAATGGCAGATGCTGATTACGGCTATGTGGGCACCGGGCCGGGCAAAATCACCCTGTACAGGGGAAAAGAAGTTGTCCGAAAAAACGTCAATACCGAAAATGCCGTTGACGAGCTGATCGGATTGATCAGGGAAGACGGCAACTGGGTCGAACCTGCATAA
- the dinB gene encoding DNA polymerase IV — MMHRKIIHIDMDAFYASVEQRDFPEYRGKPIVVGGPPQGRGVVATASYEARKFGVRSAMPSKKALELCPEALFVFPRFDVYKEVSAKIREIFRRYTDIIEPLSLDEAYLDVTEDKKGIGSALEIAGEIRQAIKEELQLTASAGVSVNKFVAKIASDIQKPDGLTFIGPSRIEAFMEQLPVEKFFGVGKVTAGKMKQMGLHTGGDLKKLSEEELVRHFGKTGRFYYKIVRGIDEREVQPSREIKSISIEDTFARDLAEPADLLRELDRQAEKLSGRLEKRMLKGKTLTLKLKFTDFKQVTRSRSLPEPFCDALTIRKVGADLLAGADLQGKAIRLLGLGISNFNQPDAARPVKRAANQLDLFL; from the coding sequence ATGATGCACCGCAAGATCATTCATATTGACATGGACGCTTTTTATGCTTCGGTGGAGCAACGGGATTTTCCTGAATACCGCGGGAAGCCCATTGTCGTGGGCGGGCCTCCGCAGGGGCGCGGTGTGGTAGCCACCGCAAGTTATGAAGCCAGGAAATTCGGCGTGCGCTCAGCCATGCCCAGCAAAAAAGCCCTGGAACTTTGCCCCGAAGCCCTGTTTGTTTTTCCCCGTTTTGACGTTTACAAGGAAGTGTCCGCTAAGATCCGGGAAATATTTCGCCGGTACACCGATATAATCGAGCCCCTGTCCCTTGATGAAGCTTATCTTGATGTTACGGAGGATAAGAAAGGAATAGGTTCTGCCCTGGAGATTGCCGGCGAAATAAGACAAGCCATTAAAGAAGAGCTGCAGCTTACCGCTTCGGCCGGTGTTTCTGTCAATAAATTCGTGGCGAAAATCGCCTCTGATATTCAAAAGCCGGATGGCTTGACGTTTATCGGGCCTTCCCGGATAGAAGCTTTTATGGAGCAGTTGCCCGTAGAAAAGTTCTTTGGCGTAGGAAAGGTAACAGCCGGTAAAATGAAACAAATGGGCCTCCATACGGGAGGCGATCTGAAAAAGCTTAGCGAAGAAGAGCTGGTCCGGCATTTCGGGAAAACAGGCCGGTTCTATTATAAGATCGTCCGGGGCATCGACGAGCGGGAAGTACAGCCCTCCAGGGAAATTAAATCTATAAGTATTGAAGATACATTTGCCCGGGACCTGGCGGAGCCGGCCGATCTGCTCAGGGAGCTGGACCGGCAGGCCGAAAAACTGTCCGGCCGCCTTGAAAAGCGTATGTTAAAAGGAAAAACGCTTACGTTAAAGCTCAAATTCACCGATTTTAAGCAGGTGACCCGCAGCCGGTCCCTCCCAGAACCTTTTTGCGATGCATTGACCATCAGGAAGGTAGGAGCGGACCTTTTGGCCGGAGCGGACCTTCAGGGAAAGGCAATAAGGTTGCTGGGACTGGGCATCTCCAATTTTAATCAACCCGATGCTGCCCGCCCTGTGAAACGAGCGGCCAACCAGCTCGATCTGTTCCTTTGA
- a CDS encoding DUF2130 domain-containing protein, translating to MTNTTQIKCPNCGTSVDVQDILSHQLEEEIRQKYQAQLASEKKRFEQEQEKLNEAKEAFEQKKKQENELFQERLERQLKEEKRAIEERLKIKLAEEQSEQFQALQKELNEKSEQIRELNRTRAEVETLKREKAELKESVEAEAQKKLNELLLAEKEKIKRTEEERNELRIRELQKQLDDQRKLTEEMKRKQEQGSMQLQGEVQELAIEEWLAGQFPLDLIEEVKKGARGGDCIQVVNTHTRQCCGRIYYESKRTKDFQPGWIEKFKADMREKGADIGVLVTNAMPVSLERMGIKEGIWICSYEEFKGLCTVLRESVIQLSLAIASQENKGDKMHLLYDFLTSNTFRMQVEAIVEGFASMKNALESEKRSMQRIWKEREKQIEKVITNTIDMYGSIKGIAGNAIQPVKALELPEGDFTENEEID from the coding sequence ATGACGAACACTACCCAAATAAAATGTCCGAATTGCGGCACCTCGGTGGATGTCCAGGATATCCTTTCGCATCAGCTGGAAGAAGAGATCAGGCAGAAATACCAGGCACAGCTGGCTTCGGAGAAAAAACGTTTCGAGCAGGAGCAGGAAAAGCTGAACGAGGCAAAAGAAGCCTTCGAGCAAAAGAAGAAACAGGAAAACGAGTTATTCCAGGAACGTCTGGAGCGGCAGCTGAAAGAAGAAAAGCGGGCCATTGAGGAAAGGTTGAAAATAAAGCTGGCCGAAGAGCAATCCGAGCAGTTCCAGGCCCTGCAAAAGGAACTGAACGAAAAATCCGAGCAGATACGGGAGCTGAACCGTACAAGGGCGGAAGTTGAAACGCTGAAACGGGAAAAGGCCGAGCTGAAAGAATCAGTGGAAGCGGAGGCACAGAAAAAGCTCAATGAGCTGTTGCTGGCCGAAAAGGAAAAGATCAAGCGGACGGAAGAGGAGCGGAATGAACTTCGCATCCGGGAGCTTCAGAAACAACTTGACGATCAACGGAAGCTTACCGAGGAAATGAAGCGGAAGCAGGAGCAGGGCTCCATGCAGCTTCAGGGAGAAGTCCAGGAGCTGGCCATTGAAGAATGGCTGGCCGGCCAGTTTCCGCTGGATCTGATTGAAGAAGTGAAAAAAGGCGCACGCGGCGGTGATTGCATCCAGGTGGTGAATACGCATACCCGCCAGTGCTGCGGCCGCATTTATTACGAAAGCAAGCGCACGAAAGATTTTCAACCTGGCTGGATAGAAAAATTCAAGGCGGATATGCGCGAGAAAGGCGCGGATATCGGGGTGCTGGTCACCAATGCCATGCCGGTGAGCCTGGAACGGATGGGTATCAAAGAAGGTATCTGGATCTGCAGCTATGAAGAATTTAAAGGGCTCTGTACTGTCCTGAGGGAATCCGTTATCCAGCTTAGCCTGGCCATTGCTTCCCAGGAAAATAAAGGCGATAAGATGCATTTGCTGTATGATTTTCTAACCAGCAATACCTTTCGTATGCAGGTGGAAGCCATCGTAGAAGGCTTCGCCTCCATGAAAAATGCCCTGGAAAGCGAAAAACGCTCCATGCAGCGTATCTGGAAGGAACGCGAAAAACAAATTGAAAAGGTCATCACCAATACCATAGATATGTACGGCTCCATTAAAGGCATTGCCGGGAACGCTATTCAACCCGTAAAAGCGCTGGAACTGCCTGAAGGTGATTTTACGGAAAACGAAGAGATCGACTAA
- a CDS encoding DUF167 domain-containing protein, whose translation MIQPHAEGVILFLHIQPGASTTEVAGLYGDSLKIRVHAPPVDGKANKALLDFLTKLFDVPRSRVQLLKGETGRKKSVLIRGISLPAAKAVLPEK comes from the coding sequence ATGATCCAGCCACACGCAGAGGGCGTTATCCTCTTTCTCCATATCCAACCCGGCGCCTCAACAACCGAAGTAGCCGGCCTGTATGGTGATTCACTCAAGATCAGGGTACATGCACCGCCCGTTGACGGCAAGGCTAATAAAGCCTTACTGGATTTCCTGACAAAATTATTTGACGTTCCGCGCTCACGGGTTCAGCTGCTGAAAGGCGAAACCGGAAGAAAGAAATCGGTGCTGATCAGGGGAATCTCCCTGCCAGCGGCAAAAGCCGTTCTACCGGAAAAATAA
- a CDS encoding PspC domain-containing protein — protein MEKRLTRNMPGKMIGGVAAGLADYLEIDATIVRLLFVLATFFHGAGLLIYIVLWIAMPAGTGYRVRPGQPGGVNPVSPGSPEPPLQNPVQRPEGNEPSGRRSAAVIGWILVGLGVFFLMDEFLEPWFREFFYWFNFRRIWPVVFIIVGVLIISSAAKKAPGYGPEEDPLPPGGPKEPPAGGPGTSAGSGINPEQGPATPQRGPMNPPPGSANPPDPANTPPADSRGPMIPPPGPTNTPPATPPRGPMNPPPGPANAPDPGKDDTDKF, from the coding sequence ATGGAAAAAAGACTGACCAGGAATATGCCGGGGAAGATGATCGGCGGAGTGGCCGCCGGCCTGGCCGATTACCTGGAAATTGATGCCACCATTGTAAGGCTGCTGTTTGTATTAGCCACCTTCTTTCACGGAGCGGGACTTTTAATATATATTGTTTTATGGATAGCGATGCCGGCGGGTACAGGTTACCGGGTCCGGCCCGGCCAGCCCGGCGGCGTAAACCCGGTCAGTCCCGGCTCTCCGGAACCGCCGCTTCAAAATCCTGTTCAGCGCCCGGAAGGCAATGAGCCCTCGGGGAGGCGGTCGGCCGCTGTGATCGGCTGGATATTAGTGGGCCTTGGCGTTTTTTTCCTGATGGACGAGTTCCTGGAACCCTGGTTCCGCGAGTTTTTTTATTGGTTCAACTTCAGGAGAATCTGGCCGGTAGTATTCATTATCGTGGGCGTTCTTATTATCTCTTCTGCCGCCAAAAAAGCACCCGGATACGGGCCGGAAGAAGATCCCCTCCCTCCGGGCGGGCCAAAGGAACCGCCTGCCGGAGGGCCCGGAACGTCGGCAGGTTCAGGCATAAATCCGGAGCAGGGCCCGGCGACCCCGCAGCGTGGGCCAATGAATCCACCGCCGGGTTCAGCGAACCCGCCGGATCCAGCGAACACGCCGCCGGCTGATTCGCGTGGGCCAATGATCCCTCCGCCGGGTCCAACGAACACGCCGCCGGCGACCCCTCCGCGTGGCCCAATGAATCCCCCGCCTGGTCCAGCGAACGCGCCGGATCCAGGTAAGGACGATACCGATAAATTCTAA
- a CDS encoding PspC domain-containing protein, with product MIAYYYRLVSILAGMRKKLYRNFQTGLLGGVASGLSEQFNIPPFFIRLLFIVLFMALGLGLFLYIALWVLLPGKENDRRIIDPILKRFQKWKKD from the coding sequence ATGATCGCCTATTATTATCGGCTTGTTAGTATATTAGCCGGTATGCGTAAAAAGCTTTATCGCAATTTTCAAACCGGCTTATTGGGTGGAGTCGCTTCAGGCTTGTCCGAGCAGTTTAACATACCTCCTTTTTTCATTCGCCTCCTTTTTATCGTACTTTTTATGGCATTGGGTTTGGGGCTGTTTTTGTATATTGCTTTATGGGTACTGTTACCCGGAAAGGAAAATGATCGTCGTATCATTGACCCTATATTAAAACGATTTCAAAAATGGAAAAAAGACTGA
- a CDS encoding LiaI-LiaF-like domain-containing protein, with translation MKARDIFWGVFFILFGALLILENFEVIDIWWRTRDIWRLWPLILILIGMNLISRRTEVIYNVAIILLVLAFGYVVVYGYQLQHF, from the coding sequence ATGAAAGCGCGTGACATATTCTGGGGCGTCTTCTTCATTTTGTTCGGAGCCCTGCTCATCCTGGAGAATTTCGAAGTCATCGATATCTGGTGGCGTACACGCGATATCTGGCGGCTATGGCCGCTTATTCTTATCCTGATAGGCATGAACCTTATCTCCAGGCGCACCGAGGTGATCTACAATGTGGCAATTATACTCCTGGTACTGGCTTTCGGATATGTGGTCGTGTACGGGTACCAGCTGCAGCATTTTTAG
- a CDS encoding VOC family protein, which produces MKEVSLNAYLLFDGNCREAMVFYQQLFGGELKMQTYGEVNHSCPAATKDSIMHASLMGGDIDLMASDDPEAGPQGRGKISLALGGTNEEKLRRMFDGLAEGGKIIVPLRREVWGDIFGVVNDKFGINWMMNISADTQ; this is translated from the coding sequence ATGAAAGAAGTAAGTTTGAACGCCTACCTGTTATTTGACGGAAACTGCCGGGAGGCGATGGTTTTTTACCAGCAACTGTTCGGAGGAGAATTGAAAATGCAGACGTATGGCGAAGTTAACCATAGTTGCCCTGCAGCTACGAAAGACAGCATTATGCACGCGAGCCTGATGGGCGGCGATATCGACCTCATGGCCAGCGACGATCCGGAAGCCGGCCCGCAAGGCAGGGGGAAAATCAGCCTTGCGCTGGGCGGCACCAACGAAGAAAAACTCCGGCGGATGTTTGACGGCCTTGCAGAAGGCGGTAAAATCATCGTACCGCTTAGGAGAGAAGTCTGGGGCGACATTTTTGGTGTCGTAAACGATAAATTCGGCATAAACTGGATGATGAATATCAGCGCCGACACCCAGTAA
- a CDS encoding ATP-binding protein — translation MNTAIYEQSGHGAIISNEANLRRIFTPRNKLIAGFCGDIGMIEKYGSGIRRVFSHFKTAGLPPPEFRNILEGFQITIFDGKKSGRVAGSNERQPIKKGIIECTN, via the coding sequence ATGAACACGGCTATTTATGAACAATCAGGGCACGGAGCTATTATATCAAACGAAGCAAATCTTCGACGCATTTTCACTCCCCGGAATAAATTGATTGCCGGTTTCTGCGGGGACATCGGGATGATCGAAAAATACGGTTCCGGGATCCGGCGCGTGTTCAGTCATTTTAAAACAGCCGGGTTGCCCCCGCCTGAATTCAGAAATATTTTAGAGGGCTTCCAGATAACCATATTTGACGGGAAGAAATCGGGCAGGGTAGCAGGTAGCAATGAAAGACAACCAATTAAGAAAGGAATAATAGAATGCACCAATTAA
- the hemA gene encoding glutamyl-tRNA reductase, translating into MAYLYAKMEELGKLNIIAFTHRDLKLDEVGKLVIGNEEKPVRLRALKDRFGWSELMMIATCNRVELIYVSGLHHDGPLAGQSLAPAGSVAEILAYLYPVLNEAEIGMFAEKAAVYAGLPALEHLMKVSSSLDSLVVGEKEILLQVRQSYEACREMKLTGDFLRLIMNRVVKTAKEVYTHTRIAEKPVSVVSIAYRLLKTLKTTPEARMLIIGAGQTNKLFSKYLRKHGSTNFTVFNRTFSKAEELAAELGGKALPLEELATYRGGFDVIITCTGAAEPIITPDIYHNLLAGDTSGKIIVDLALPSDTAEPLRNADGVQFIGMEYLQDIVRRNMNERYLELEAAEAIIARNVEEFRPILRQRQIELAMREVPHKIKEIRTSALNTVFVNDIQQLDPNSREVLEKVLNYMEKRYVSVPMIMAKDILLSKSNY; encoded by the coding sequence TTGGCATATTTGTATGCGAAAATGGAAGAGCTGGGAAAACTCAATATAATAGCATTCACACATCGTGACCTTAAACTGGACGAAGTTGGAAAGCTGGTTATCGGAAACGAAGAAAAACCTGTACGGCTTCGCGCCCTAAAAGATCGTTTCGGCTGGTCTGAATTAATGATGATCGCAACCTGTAACAGGGTGGAGCTTATTTATGTTTCCGGATTACATCACGATGGCCCGCTTGCCGGCCAGTCCCTGGCGCCTGCCGGTTCCGTCGCTGAAATCCTGGCCTATCTTTACCCTGTCCTGAATGAGGCGGAGATAGGGATGTTTGCTGAAAAGGCCGCTGTTTACGCGGGCCTTCCGGCGCTGGAACACCTGATGAAGGTATCCAGTTCCCTTGATTCGCTGGTGGTAGGTGAAAAGGAGATCCTGCTTCAGGTCAGGCAGTCGTACGAAGCTTGCCGTGAAATGAAGCTGACCGGTGATTTTCTTCGCCTGATCATGAACCGGGTGGTAAAAACCGCGAAGGAAGTGTACACGCATACCCGGATAGCCGAGAAGCCGGTATCCGTGGTATCCATTGCTTACCGTTTACTGAAAACCCTGAAAACAACTCCCGAAGCCAGAATGCTGATCATTGGCGCCGGACAAACGAACAAACTCTTTTCAAAATATCTCCGGAAGCATGGTTCCACAAATTTTACCGTCTTTAACCGCACGTTCAGCAAAGCGGAGGAACTCGCCGCCGAACTCGGAGGTAAGGCGCTTCCGCTGGAGGAATTGGCCACGTACCGGGGCGGCTTTGATGTGATCATCACCTGTACAGGCGCTGCAGAACCAATCATTACGCCGGATATTTACCATAACCTCCTTGCCGGGGATACATCCGGGAAGATCATCGTGGACCTGGCCCTGCCTTCCGATACGGCGGAACCGCTCAGGAATGCGGACGGCGTTCAGTTCATTGGTATGGAATACCTGCAGGACATTGTACGCCGGAATATGAATGAAAGGTACCTGGAGCTGGAAGCCGCAGAGGCGATCATTGCCCGGAATGTGGAAGAGTTCCGGCCGATACTCCGTCAGCGGCAGATTGAGCTGGCTATGAGGGAAGTTCCGCATAAGATCAAGGAGATCCGGACGTCGGCGCTGAACACGGTATTTGTAAATGATATACAGCAGCTGGATCCGAACTCCCGGGAGGTGCTGGAAAAAGTCCTGAATTATATGGAGAAGCGCTATGTAAGCGTTCCCATGATCATGGCGAAGGATATCCTCCTCAGCAAAAGCAATTATTAA
- a CDS encoding Gfo/Idh/MocA family protein, which yields MNNQKSPVRVLVVGCGNMGASHAIAYHTLDGFEICGLVSTGKSKEVLNEKLGNIYPLFDSFEEALEKTAPDAVSISTYPDTHESYAVKAFERGSHVFIEKPVAATVAGAENVVAAARTAGKKLVVGYILRHHPSWERFIAEGHKLGKPLAMRMNLNQQSEGKAWDVHRNLMKSLSPIVDCGVHYIDVMCQVARSRPVQVSAIGARLTDEIPAGNYNYGQLQIRFEDGSVGWYEAGWGPMMSETAFFVKDIIGPKGSVSIVAKDAAGEGKSDSVEAHTKTESIRVHHAELNEEGHFSREDTWINLQDEPDHQELCNREQRYFLKAILEDTDLADHMEDAVNSLRIAFACDESVRTGKVVHL from the coding sequence ATGAACAATCAGAAATCCCCTGTACGTGTACTCGTAGTAGGCTGCGGCAATATGGGCGCATCTCATGCGATCGCTTACCATACCCTTGACGGTTTTGAGATTTGCGGCCTGGTATCTACCGGTAAAAGCAAGGAAGTACTCAATGAAAAGCTGGGTAATATATACCCGCTTTTCGACAGTTTTGAAGAGGCGCTTGAAAAAACGGCTCCGGACGCCGTCAGCATTTCCACCTATCCGGACACTCATGAAAGTTATGCTGTAAAGGCATTTGAAAGAGGTTCACACGTATTTATAGAAAAGCCGGTTGCGGCTACGGTCGCCGGTGCGGAGAACGTGGTCGCGGCGGCCCGGACAGCCGGTAAAAAGCTGGTTGTAGGCTATATTCTGCGTCATCATCCTTCCTGGGAACGATTTATTGCCGAGGGGCACAAGCTGGGAAAGCCGCTGGCTATGCGCATGAACCTTAACCAGCAAAGCGAAGGGAAAGCGTGGGATGTACATCGCAACCTCATGAAAAGCCTGAGTCCTATCGTAGATTGCGGAGTGCATTATATTGATGTGATGTGCCAGGTAGCCCGTTCAAGGCCCGTCCAGGTCAGCGCCATCGGTGCAAGGCTGACAGATGAGATCCCTGCTGGAAATTATAATTACGGCCAGCTGCAGATCCGTTTTGAAGACGGTTCCGTAGGCTGGTATGAGGCTGGCTGGGGGCCCATGATGAGTGAAACCGCGTTTTTTGTGAAAGACATTATCGGCCCGAAAGGATCGGTATCCATCGTTGCCAAAGATGCCGCGGGAGAAGGGAAATCCGATTCTGTCGAAGCACATACCAAAACCGAATCCATTCGTGTACATCATGCGGAGCTAAATGAAGAGGGGCATTTTTCCCGGGAAGACACCTGGATCAACCTGCAGGACGAACCCGATCACCAGGAACTTTGCAACCGTGAGCAACGCTATTTCCTGAAAGCCATCCTCGAAGATACGGATCTGGCCGACCATATGGAAGATGCCGTGAACAGCCTCCGGATCGCTTTTGCCTGCGATGAATCGGTCCGGACCGGGAAGGTCGTTCATCTCTGA